The genomic interval CCACCTCGAAGGTGAGTGCTGTCCACCTCAACTTCATTCTTCATCAGTAGGTGCCCTTCTGCCGGAACATATCGCGTTGCCTTGCACGAAGAGAGCATCGCGCCGGCTGCAAGGGCTAAAAATGTAAGACGAAATAGGTTCTTCAAGGGCACAGCTTCTATTTGCTAACTTCGCAAAATTACCATTCTTCATCGCATGCTCACTCGGGCCCAAAAGAAATACATCCGTTCCCTTCAGCAAAAGAAATTCCGAAATCAATTCGGACGCTTTGTCGCGGAGGGGCCCAAAGTAGTCGAAGAACTGCGCGAATCAGCTCTTCAGATTGAGGACGTCTTTGGCCTTGAAGAATATAGCGGGAAAGGACATACCCTAGTCTCAGGTAAAGACTTGGAGATGATCAGCGGACTCAAAACGCCAAACGAAGTACTCGCCGTAGCCCATATTCCCGAGGCCCCTGAAGTGCGTTGGGAAGCCCCCTTGATTCTAGCCCTTGACGGTGTTCGGGACCCCGGAAACCTGGGTACCATCTTGCGCTTGGGAGAGTGGTTTGGCCTTCGGCAAATCATCTTGAGCACGGACTGCGCTGAACCGTGGAATCCAAAGGTGGTCCAAAGCGCTATGGGCAGTTTGTTCCGACTCGGCGTCGTGCAAACTGAACTCGGAGACCTACTCGGGGAAGGCCGCAGCCGCGGATTCCAAGTACTCGGAGCGGACATGCATGGCACCTCTATTCACGCGCTTGAAAAACCGGAAAAGATGATCTTGGTGATGGGTTCGGAAAGTTGGGGCCTACGGCCCGATGTCAAAGCACAGCTTTCCCAAACCATTACCATTCCTAAAAACGGCCATGCACCTATCGACAGCCTAAACGTCGCTACAGCCACCGGAATCTTGCTTTCACACTTGAGTGTTTAAGGCGTGTAATTACTCAAAAGGAGTTTGCCTTTCTTGATGACAGGTTGAGCTTCTTTCGCTGTAGTTTCTTTCATTGATATGCGCGTATCTCTAGAGGCTACACCAATGTGCTCTTGTTCCTTGATGTAATAAACTTCGCCCGCTTTGGCATCTACTTGAACCATCTGAGTACTGGCCGAATTTTGCGCTGAGAAGGTGTAAACTCCTGGAGGTAATTCCCAGCGGAAAAAAGTCCCGGGACCAGTTCCCCCCGCATCCAAGCCATTGACTTTAATCGGCGTCATGACACCACCAGCGACAAATTTCCCAGGACGGTATAGGTAGACAACGGCTTTTCCATCAACAGGTGAAAAATCGCGCGCCGCAACAGTGGCCTCTTCGCCGGCCTTACTTGTATGAGTGCAACTCGAAGCGAAAGCCATACTGCCTATCGCCAACAATAGGATGAGTCTTTTCATGGAATTGAGTTTAGTTGAGCACAAGATAATGCTAAACTTTCTTTTTCGTCAAGACATTCATCAAGACCCCGGAAAGGATCAAAACGATCCCGAGAATCGATCCCCAGGTATAGGTTTCATCGAAAATGAAGAAGCCGTAGAGCAAGGCGTAGACCGCCCCAAGGTATTTGAGCGAAGTGACTTGGTTGGCGGCATCGGCCTGTAGGGCCTTGGTCATATTCACCTGACCGATTTGGGTAAAAACACCCATGCCCAGTAAAATGAGCCAATCCCATCCGGATGGCGTCACCCAGTTAAAAAGGCTGACCACTGCCATAATTGGGGTAGCGATCAAGGGAAAGTAAAAGACCACGACCACGGGGTGGTCCGTCGCACGCACTTTGCGAATGGCATTGTAGGCCAAGCCAGCGAAGAAAGCGCTCGCCAATCCAAGACCGAGGTAAAGGACGTCGATCCGTGGGTCAAAGCCTTTCAGGACCACGACTCCGGCAATGGCGAGTCCAAAGAACAACCACTGCATCTTGGACATGGGTTCCTTGAGAATAAAGATGGCGAAGATGGCCGTGAAGAGGGGAGAAAGGTATTGAAGGGTGACCGCCGAAGCCAAGGGCATATTCTGGAGCGTGTAGAAAAACATACTCAAGGCCGTAATGCCAAATAGTCCGCGAAGAACAAGCCACTTCTTGTTGTTTCCCCAAGGCGAGACTCCGATGCGACGGAGGTATACCAAGCTGAGTGTTAAAGAAATAATACTGCGAAAAAGGACCAATTCCGTAGCGGGAAGGTGTGGTAAAAACTTTACGCAAAGCTGCATCAGCGAAAAGGCAAAGGTGCTGATGAGCATGAAGCGAATTCCTTTAGAAGTCATAATAGACGAGTCGTAGGAAAGCGGCGGAATTCATATTGCGTTCTGCATAATCGCCAACCCGTACTTGGGTATTGTAGAAATTCCATCCAATATCTGCCGAAAAGCTAGCATTCAAACGCAGCTTCAAACCTGGGGCAAACATCCACCCCACGCCCATTCCTCCTTGGGGTTCGTTCACATTTCCGTTAAACCCCTGATTCAGGATAGAATAAGTTCGGTTCCCGAATTTGACCTTGTTGGTTTTTACTTCCGTGTAGAGGAAGTCCACTCCAGCACTGATGAAGGGCTGAAAAGCCGAAGAGTTCTTCAAAACATAGGTGAGCCCCAAATCCACGTGAACCCGACTTTCTTCTCCCCAAATTTCTTCAAGCTCGATCCGCTGCTCCATGACCGGTCCGGTTAAATCTTCGACTTGTACGGCGACGAAGCCTCCAGAAACGAGTTGGGCTGTGTTGAAATCCAAGAACGCGCCGAGGTCTTCATTCCAGAAATACTGAAAATTGACTCCAAACAACATCGGCGTGTCATAGCGCATGTCCAGCGGAAGGCTGTTTCCGTCCAGGTACCAGTCGTTTCCGTTGTACTGATCCCGAATTTCCGCGTAAGTATTGGGGTTGTTGTACAGGCGAAGGATGGAGTTGGGGCCATTGGGATTTCCATTGTAGTAATTCGCCGTCACATCATTGGCAAAGTAGACACCAATATTGATGGCGTAGCTCATCCCCGTATGGGACAGCGGAATCTCCTCTTGCTGCGGATCACGTCCCTGCGCTGCATCTTCTTCCTCCGTGTTCCAATCGATTTGGGCCTGTGCCTGCGGCACGATGAGGAACAACGCCAAAAGAAGAACCCACTGCTTCATTATTCGAATTGAAAACTAATCAGAACACATCGGGTGGTCAAGTCAACCACACCTTCGGTGAAGATCGTGTCATCGGGAACGACCATATTGCGCATACCGGTCGAAGCCTTGATCTGTGGACTGAATTTAAAGAAATCGAAGTAGATATCGATACCAAAACCAAACTCGTAGGCGAAGTCAAAGCGCTTGATTCGGAACAACCGAGGGTCCTCCACAAGTTCTTGACTGGCCATGTCAATCATGTACTTGGCACCACCCATGAGAAAGGGTCGCGCATTTCCAACGCGCTTTCCGCGAAGTTTGAGGTAGAGCGGGAATTCAATAAACGTAGACTCCACTTGTCTTTTCGCGACGAAGAAGTCACCCAACTGGTCGTTGTACACATCAAAGACCATATCCCGTTGCGTATAGCTGATTCCCGGGGTAAAGCGCAGATTCAGAAAGCTCGTCAAACGCAAGTCTGAAATCAACAATAGCGTAAACCCAGGAGTGGCAATGCAATCCACGCTGTAGAGCGTGTTCTGATTGTCCTGAATGTTCTGAAGGGTTTCGGATGGGGTGACGTGAAAGTCGTAGTAGTTGATGCCCAGTTCGAAGCCGAAGTGAATGGTCTTAAAATCGTACTTCGGAGAGCGCGACTGACGAGTCTCGTAGTTGTAGCGCTTCTGCGCACTGGCCCATCCTGCCGTGAGGCAGAAAACCAATATGAGAACGATATGTCGGCGATGTTGCATCATGAGGGGTGAACGACCCGTTTTTCGCATTTATTTTGTTCCCGTGTAAATACTGGCAATCCCGAAGGTCTGCGGTGCTATCGTCGTTTCGCGGTATCCAAGTTCTTCCAAAACGTCCGTAAAGGCCGTTCCGTATGGAAAGGCATCCACAGAATCTGGCAAGTAGGTGTAGGCGCGAGGATCCTTACTAACCAATCGACCCACGGTTGGCAAAACGCGCTTGCTGTAAAAACCGAAGAGCTGTTTCATCGGGAACTTCTCGGGCTGACTGAATTCCAAGATGATCACTTTTCCGCCGGGGCGAATGACGCGAAGCATCTCGCTCAAACCCTTCTTGAGGTTCTCGTAATTCCGCACGCCAAAGCTCACGGTCAATACATCGAAGTGATCGTCAGGAAATGGAAGGTCTTCCGAATCTCCAAGGCTCAAGGTGATGAGGTCATCCAAGCCCTGCTTACTCACCTTAACGCGTCCCTGCTCCAACATACCTTCTGAAATATCGACGCCGATAATTTCTTTAGGCTGAGTTACCCGAAGTGCAATGGCTTGATCCGCTGTTCCCGTAGCCAAATCCAGAATGCGCTCTGGCTTTTCAGCTTTGGCCAATTTGACCACGTTCTTTCTCCATCCCTTGTCAATACCAAGAGAGAGGAAGTGATTGAGGAAGTCATATCGCTTGGAGATGTTGTTGAACATTTCAGCGACTTGCTCCTTTTTCGACTTTTCGGAGGAACCGTATGGGGTGACTTGTTCGAGCTTTTCCATTTTCGCGTGCAAAGGTACGAACTATTCAAGGTCTTTCTCCAGCAAACTGTTCACAAACAGAATGTTTCCGAGATCATCGTAGCCGTCAAAGACCTGCGCACCAAGCTTCATTAACTGGCGACTCTGATAGCCAATCATAGTCAAATCGGCTCCAGAGCTGTACTCATTGATGAAAGCTTTGATTGGACGATCATCGCCTTTCTCAATCAAGCGTACGTTCGTCGGTGATACAGGGAGCTTTCCTTCGCGGATATTTTCTTGAAGTCGCTCCGCCGTCTCGTTTCTCTTTCCGGGTTCGTAGAGCGTAAAGATTTCGATTTCTCCACCTTTCCAATCGGGGTGACCCAAGGTGACAAAGGCCAAGAGAATCATCAACGTAGCGTTGTCATAGTCCCTGAACCCGACCCACAGGTGAATCTTTTTGCGACGTCCGAACCCTCTGTAGTTCGTACTAAGAATGGCCACGTCAAACTCGGTGGCTTTCAGCATTCCGTAGTTGTTGACGATCTGGCCGACTTGCTCTTCATCGTTCCGTGGATATTCAAAGAGGATGAGGTTGTGTCCCTTTCCGCTAATCCCGTTGAGCTGAATCACTTGAGCTAAGGCGCTTGTGTAACTAGGACTAACAATCGTGTCCATGACCACACGGCTTTGATTGCCTTCGGCCAAGTTCAAAAGGCGCCGCATGACTTCTTGGGTTTCGAGATGAGTCTCACCGCTCAAGTATCCTTTTACATAGTGGATGTAGGTACCGAAACCGTACTTCAGTGACCACCAGCGCAACAGATCAAAGGCATCCCGGCGCTCAAAAGTATGGTCCGAAATGGTGACCGCGAAGGGGCGCCAGTAGGCATCTGGGTTGTTGTAGTCCTTCTTTTGAACGTAGACTTGAAGCCATCGGCTCAATTGGAAAATGACTCCTCTAAAGAGTTTCACTAGACCACCTCTGGAGCTGTTGTACTTACTGATGTAGAGGTAAATCACACCCATGAGCGCCAGAGATAAGAAAGCGTACGGAGCGTTCATTTTGAACATCAACCAAAGGCTCATCACGGCTCCAATCAGGCTAAGGCTCCAGTGGCTTCTAAAAGTTGGTCGATAGCTCGGATCCGCAGAAAAATGCTCCAAGAAGGATATCGTACAGATGGCTCCGTAGGTCACCATGAAGAACATGGAGATAACCTCCGCCACGAAATTGATGTCCCCTGCACTCACAAAAATGAAGGCGATCAGACAGGTGACGATGCTTCCGTTTATAGGTTCGTTGTCTTCCTTTTTTCCTCGAGCCGTCCAGCGGTTCAAGACGTTTCCGGGGAAGATGCCATCGAGCCCCAGGGCTTGAAGGGTGCGTGGGGCAACCATGACCGAACCTAGAGCAGAGGAAATTGCGGCACAAGCCAGACCAATGGGGATGATGGGCCCCCAAATGGCAATCTCGGACATGATGAGCTGATTGCTCGCCAGGTCCTCGAGAGGTACGGAAATAATCAGTTTAAAGGCGACCGCGATGTAAATCAGGATTCCGGCAACGGTGGCCCAAAGAGTACCTTGAGGAATCGACTTTTTGGGGTCTTTTAGATCTCCTGATAAGCCAAGTCCCGCGGCAATCCCCGTAAATGCAGGGAAGATGATGGTAAAGACATAAAAGAAGGGTTCTGGATCCTCAACCGTGGCCACGAAGTTGACCTCGCTAAACGGCATGTCCGTTCCACCGGCAAAAAAGAGGACCAAGGAGGAGAAAAGAACGACGACAACCACATAAAGCGCTTTGATTCCGATGTTCGCCCCTTTGGTCAGCATCAATATGCTCAGTAGCCCCATACTGCCGAAGCCAAGTGCCTTTTTGTTGTAGAGCAGCTCTACCCACCAAGTAAGCCCGTACTCGCCCTCCATATAGACGGCCAAGGGTGCCAAGGATTCGACAAAGGCGATCACGTAGAAGGCCACACTGATGGCCTGACTTAAGAACAGCGCTATCCCGATGGCCGCACCAATGTTAAGTCCAAAGCTTCGGCTAATGATGTAATAGGCCCCACCGCCTTCCACTTTGATATTCGTCGCGATCTCCGCCACGGCTAAGGCTGTTGGCAAAGTGACTATATGACCAATAATGATGATGGCAATGGTTCCTAGGAATCCCGTGTTTCCCACTGCGTAACCAAAGCGCAGAAACAAGATAGCTCCTAAGATGGTCGAGATGGCCGTCAAGAAAACGGGCAGTGTCCCTAATTGTCCAGAAGTACGTAAGCTTTGAGGCA from Cryomorphaceae bacterium carries:
- a CDS encoding amino acid permease, encoding MPQSLRTSGQLGTLPVFLTAISTILGAILFLRFGYAVGNTGFLGTIAIIIIGHIVTLPTALAVAEIATNIKVEGGGAYYIISRSFGLNIGAAIGIALFLSQAISVAFYVIAFVESLAPLAVYMEGEYGLTWWVELLYNKKALGFGSMGLLSILMLTKGANIGIKALYVVVVVLFSSLVLFFAGGTDMPFSEVNFVATVEDPEPFFYVFTIIFPAFTGIAAGLGLSGDLKDPKKSIPQGTLWATVAGILIYIAVAFKLIISVPLEDLASNQLIMSEIAIWGPIIPIGLACAAISSALGSVMVAPRTLQALGLDGIFPGNVLNRWTARGKKEDNEPINGSIVTCLIAFIFVSAGDINFVAEVISMFFMVTYGAICTISFLEHFSADPSYRPTFRSHWSLSLIGAVMSLWLMFKMNAPYAFLSLALMGVIYLYISKYNSSRGGLVKLFRGVIFQLSRWLQVYVQKKDYNNPDAYWRPFAVTISDHTFERRDAFDLLRWWSLKYGFGTYIHYVKGYLSGETHLETQEVMRRLLNLAEGNQSRVVMDTIVSPSYTSALAQVIQLNGISGKGHNLILFEYPRNDEEQVGQIVNNYGMLKATEFDVAILSTNYRGFGRRKKIHLWVGFRDYDNATLMILLAFVTLGHPDWKGGEIEIFTLYEPGKRNETAERLQENIREGKLPVSPTNVRLIEKGDDRPIKAFINEYSSGADLTMIGYQSRQLMKLGAQVFDGYDDLGNILFVNSLLEKDLE
- a CDS encoding DMT family transporter; its protein translation is MLISTFAFSLMQLCVKFLPHLPATELVLFRSIISLTLSLVYLRRIGVSPWGNNKKWLVLRGLFGITALSMFFYTLQNMPLASAVTLQYLSPLFTAIFAIFILKEPMSKMQWLFFGLAIAGVVVLKGFDPRIDVLYLGLGLASAFFAGLAYNAIRKVRATDHPVVVVFYFPLIATPIMAVVSLFNWVTPSGWDWLILLGMGVFTQIGQVNMTKALQADAANQVTSLKYLGAVYALLYGFFIFDETYTWGSILGIVLILSGVLMNVLTKKKV
- the ubiE gene encoding bifunctional demethylmenaquinone methyltransferase/2-methoxy-6-polyprenyl-1,4-benzoquinol methylase UbiE gives rise to the protein MEKLEQVTPYGSSEKSKKEQVAEMFNNISKRYDFLNHFLSLGIDKGWRKNVVKLAKAEKPERILDLATGTADQAIALRVTQPKEIIGVDISEGMLEQGRVKVSKQGLDDLITLSLGDSEDLPFPDDHFDVLTVSFGVRNYENLKKGLSEMLRVIRPGGKVIILEFSQPEKFPMKQLFGFYSKRVLPTVGRLVSKDPRAYTYLPDSVDAFPYGTAFTDVLEELGYRETTIAPQTFGIASIYTGTK
- a CDS encoding RNA methyltransferase, coding for MLTRAQKKYIRSLQQKKFRNQFGRFVAEGPKVVEELRESALQIEDVFGLEEYSGKGHTLVSGKDLEMISGLKTPNEVLAVAHIPEAPEVRWEAPLILALDGVRDPGNLGTILRLGEWFGLRQIILSTDCAEPWNPKVVQSAMGSLFRLGVVQTELGDLLGEGRSRGFQVLGADMHGTSIHALEKPEKMILVMGSESWGLRPDVKAQLSQTITIPKNGHAPIDSLNVATATGILLSHLSV
- a CDS encoding DUF2846 domain-containing protein: MKRLILLLAIGSMAFASSCTHTSKAGEEATVAARDFSPVDGKAVVYLYRPGKFVAGGVMTPIKVNGLDAGGTGPGTFFRWELPPGVYTFSAQNSASTQMVQVDAKAGEVYYIKEQEHIGVASRDTRISMKETTAKEAQPVIKKGKLLLSNYTP
- a CDS encoding PorT family protein; the protein is MMQHRRHIVLILVFCLTAGWASAQKRYNYETRQSRSPKYDFKTIHFGFELGINYYDFHVTPSETLQNIQDNQNTLYSVDCIATPGFTLLLISDLRLTSFLNLRFTPGISYTQRDMVFDVYNDQLGDFFVAKRQVESTFIEFPLYLKLRGKRVGNARPFLMGGAKYMIDMASQELVEDPRLFRIKRFDFAYEFGFGIDIYFDFFKFSPQIKASTGMRNMVVPDDTIFTEGVVDLTTRCVLISFQFE